Proteins from a single region of Paramormyrops kingsleyae isolate MSU_618 chromosome 9, PKINGS_0.4, whole genome shotgun sequence:
- the LOC111848884 gene encoding uncharacterized protein isoform X1 has protein sequence MPSVGCVTGIVLILIVQLRMTASQSSTTVPTDYSSSVTSTSSFNSSTANITANTTASTNMTTLAPSSTFTGSANATTATGKSSNNSTGKQISCRTFTCNSSMCYAIYLNTTARPCSTDALFCELRRLDGLMYSVNCSAFCNATVNRCANSTMTSCSVDCCNSTDCLNSTLASLMIPTTVTPVTTVTTQTTASTLTTAMRNGKKCHKFICQGEKCYQTETGKQDCFAGQDFCKLNKTNSLTTMSWEASCSGNCTGDKSCGSTAANCTQECCVATSASCLKLDGSVNMPNSAVVLHTALSLFSPWLLIWALGFCFLIG, from the exons ATGCCTTCAGTGGGCTGTGTAACAG GAATTGTGCTGATCCTAATTGTTCAACTGAGAATGACCGCAAGTCAGAGCAGCACTACAGTCCCTACCGACTACTCGAGCTCAGTCACATCAACTTCTTCATTTAACAGTTCAACTGCAAATATAACTGCAAATACAACTGCAAGTACCAATATGACAACATTGGCACCTTCAAGTACATTCACAGGATCTGCAAATGCAA cAACAGCAACAGGAAAGTCCAGTAACAACTCCACTGGCAAG CAGATATCCTGTCGGACATTCACCTGCAATTCCTCCATGTGTTACGCCATATACCTGAACACGACAGCCAGACCATGCTCTACTGACGCCCTTTTTTGTGAG CTGCGGCGCCTTGATGGCCTTATGTACTCTGTAAACTGCAGCGCATTCTGCAATGCGACCGTCAACCGCTGTGCAAACTCGACTATGACCAGCTGCAGTGTGGACTGCTGCAACTCCACGGACTGCCTTAATTCCACACTTGCATCACTAATGATACCTACCACAG TGACTCCAGTCACCACAGTCACCACCCAGACTACCGCCTCCACTCTGACGACTGCAATGAGAAAC GGAAAGAAATGCCACAAATTCATTTGCCAGGGCGAGAAATGCTACCAGACGGAAACCGGGAAACAAGACTGCTTTGCAGGCCAGGATTTCTGCAAG CTGAATAAGACCAACTCGCTTACAACAATGTCCTGGGAGGCTTCCTGTAGCGGGAACTGCACTGGAGACAAGTCCTGCGGCTCCACTGCTGCGAACTGCACGCAAGAATGCTGCGTCGCCACATCAGCCTCCTGCCTCAAGCTGGATGGGTCGGTCAACATGCCCAACTCTGCTGTGGTCCTCCACACTGCACTCAGCCTCTTTTCCCCCTGGCTGCTAATATGGGCTTTAGGCTTTTGCTTTCTGATTGGCTAG
- the LOC111848884 gene encoding uncharacterized protein isoform X2 — protein MPSVGCVTGIVLILIVQLRMTASQSSTTVPTDYSSSVTSTSSFNSSTANITANTTASTNMTTLAPSSTFTGSANATTATGKSSNNSTGKISCRTFTCNSSMCYAIYLNTTARPCSTDALFCELRRLDGLMYSVNCSAFCNATVNRCANSTMTSCSVDCCNSTDCLNSTLASLMIPTTVTPVTTVTTQTTASTLTTAMRNGKKCHKFICQGEKCYQTETGKQDCFAGQDFCKLNKTNSLTTMSWEASCSGNCTGDKSCGSTAANCTQECCVATSASCLKLDGSVNMPNSAVVLHTALSLFSPWLLIWALGFCFLIG, from the exons ATGCCTTCAGTGGGCTGTGTAACAG GAATTGTGCTGATCCTAATTGTTCAACTGAGAATGACCGCAAGTCAGAGCAGCACTACAGTCCCTACCGACTACTCGAGCTCAGTCACATCAACTTCTTCATTTAACAGTTCAACTGCAAATATAACTGCAAATACAACTGCAAGTACCAATATGACAACATTGGCACCTTCAAGTACATTCACAGGATCTGCAAATGCAA cAACAGCAACAGGAAAGTCCAGTAACAACTCCACTGGCAAG ATATCCTGTCGGACATTCACCTGCAATTCCTCCATGTGTTACGCCATATACCTGAACACGACAGCCAGACCATGCTCTACTGACGCCCTTTTTTGTGAG CTGCGGCGCCTTGATGGCCTTATGTACTCTGTAAACTGCAGCGCATTCTGCAATGCGACCGTCAACCGCTGTGCAAACTCGACTATGACCAGCTGCAGTGTGGACTGCTGCAACTCCACGGACTGCCTTAATTCCACACTTGCATCACTAATGATACCTACCACAG TGACTCCAGTCACCACAGTCACCACCCAGACTACCGCCTCCACTCTGACGACTGCAATGAGAAAC GGAAAGAAATGCCACAAATTCATTTGCCAGGGCGAGAAATGCTACCAGACGGAAACCGGGAAACAAGACTGCTTTGCAGGCCAGGATTTCTGCAAG CTGAATAAGACCAACTCGCTTACAACAATGTCCTGGGAGGCTTCCTGTAGCGGGAACTGCACTGGAGACAAGTCCTGCGGCTCCACTGCTGCGAACTGCACGCAAGAATGCTGCGTCGCCACATCAGCCTCCTGCCTCAAGCTGGATGGGTCGGTCAACATGCCCAACTCTGCTGTGGTCCTCCACACTGCACTCAGCCTCTTTTCCCCCTGGCTGCTAATATGGGCTTTAGGCTTTTGCTTTCTGATTGGCTAG